Proteins from a single region of Theobroma cacao cultivar B97-61/B2 chromosome 10, Criollo_cocoa_genome_V2, whole genome shotgun sequence:
- the LOC108663603 gene encoding uncharacterized protein LOC108663603: MGNLASQVAALSKKLDTMGVHVVQNSFVVCEMCGDGPLNDQCPYNFESVQFVGNFNRQLNNPYSNTYNPSWRNHPNFSWNNNARPSNPKPNMPLGFQQQVRPLVPEKKSQVEELLLQYISKNDAIIQSFGASLRNLEAQIGQLANSVKNRPQGVNEKVVELENEDVDKEGICEKESEVDQKEDVKAENHGTSQVIHPPPPFPQRLQKQKLEKKFQKFIDVFKKLHINIPFAEAFEQMPSYVKFLKDILSKKRKLGEFETVSLTEECSAIFRNKLPPKLKDPSSFTILCIIGNLFFAKALSDLGVSINLMPWSIFEKLSLGEYKPTSVTLQLADRSYVYLRGIIEDVLVKVDKFIFPIDFIILDMEEDRQIPIILGRPFLATARALIDVEKGELTLRIQDQ, encoded by the exons ATGGGCAACTTAGCTTCGCAAGTTGCTGCATTGTCCAAGAAATTAGACACAATGGGAGTCCATGTAGTTCAAAATTCATTTGTTGTTTGTGAGATGTGTGGGGATGGCCCTTTAAATGATCAATGTCCATATAATTTTGAATCAGTTCAGTTTGTGGGGAACTTCAATAGACAGTTGAACAACCCATATTCTAATACTTATAATCCTAGTTGGAGAAACCATCCCAATTTCTCATGGAATAACAATGCAAGGCCTTCCAATCCAAAACCCAACATGCCTCTTGGTTTTCAACAACAAGTTAGACCACTAGTTCCTGAAAAGAAGTCCCAAGTGGAAGAACTTCTCTTGCAATATATATCAAAGAATGATGCTATAATTCAAAGCTTTGGAGCATCCTTGAGAAATCTTGAAGCCCAAATAGGACAGCTTGCAAATTCTGTCAAAAATAGACCTCAAG GGGTGAATGAAAAAGTAGTTGAACTTGAGAATGAAGATGTTGATAAGGAAGGAATATGTGAGAAAGAGAGTGAAGTCGATCAGAAAGAAGATGTCAAGGCAGAAAATCATGGAACTTCTCAAGTCATCCATCCTCCACCACCTTTTCCCCAAAGGCtccaaaagcaaaagcttgaaaagaaatttcagAAGTTCATCGATGTCTTCAAAAAATTACACATAAATATTCCTTTTGCTGAAGCTTTTGAACAAATGCCCAGTTATGTCAAATTCTTGAAGGACATCCTctccaaaaaaagaaagttaggTGAGTTTGAAACTGTCTCCCTTACAGAAGAGTGTAGTGCAATTTTTCGAAATAAATTACCACCAAAACTTAAAGACCCAAGTAGTTTCACAATCCTTTGCATAAttggtaatttattttttgcaaaagctttgagtgatttaggtgtaAGTATCAATTTAATGCCTTggtcaatttttgagaaaCTTAGTTTGGGGGAATACAAACCCACTTCTGTTACTTTGCAATTGGCTGATCGTTCTTATGTGTACCTAAGGGGAATTATTGAAGATGTTCTTGTTAAGgtagataaatttatttttccaattgattttataattcttgacATGGAAGAAGATAGGCAAATTCCAATCATTCTTGGGAGGCCATTCTTAGCAACTGCTAGAGCTTTgattgatgttgaaaaaggtgagctCACTTTGAGAATTCAAGACCAATag